From the Chitinophaga lutea genome, the window AAGACTGGATTGCAGTGATACTGGCCTTTGCCGGCATCCTGCTCATTTTGCTGGGCCTGCGCCCGGCTATGCCTAAATTCGACTGGAACCACGTGAGCGAGCTTGGCGAAAAGCTCACCAGCACCGCCAACCTTGGCCGTATGGGCGTGCTGTACCTCTGGATGCTTGGGAGCCTCCTGATCGCCTTTGTGCTCGGCGGGAAAAAAATCACTGCACAGCTGGCCACCGGCCTGCTGGCCATCATGCTCATTTCGATGTTCGCACAGGTGATCACCGGCCAGGCCGGCGTGAAAGACCTCGGCATCGAAATCGTGCTGTTCAGCCTGCTGCTGGGCCTTTTTATCAGCAACGTCACCGGCCTGCCGGGTTTCATCAAACCCGCGTTGCAAACCGAACTGTTCATCAAAACCGGCCTGGTGCTGCTCGGCACGGGCATTATTTTCCAGGAACTGGTGAAAGGCGGCGGGCTCGGCGTATTGCAGTCCGTGGTGGTGGTGTTCACCGTATGGTATTTTACGTTCTGGCTCTGTAAAAAATTCCGCCTCGACGACGAGTTCCGGATGATGATATCCAGCGCCGTGAGCATCTGCGGCGTATCGGCGGCCATCGCCACTTCCGGGGCCATCGAAGGTGACAACAAAAAACTCAGCCACGTGATTTCCCTGGTGCTGATCGTGGCCATTCCCATGATGATTTTTATGCCGTATGTAGCCCGGTGGATGAATATGCCGCCCGAAGTAGCGGGCGCCTGGCTCGGCGGCACCATCGATACGTCCGGCGCCGTAGTGGCGGCGGGCACGCTGCTTGGCGAAGAAGCGCTGAAGTACGCCACACTGGTGAAATTTTCGCAGAACGTACTGCTCGGCATCGCGGCATTTCTCATTTCCGTTTGGTGGACATACTCCAAAAAAGAAGGCAACCAGGCCAAACCGGGACTGGGCACCATCTGGGAGCGTTTCCCGAAATTCGTGCTGGGTTTCATCGTGGTGTCGCTGGTGTTTTCTTTCCTGCTCACCCCGGGCCTCGTGAAGGAAGTGAAAGGCAGCATCAAAGACCTGCAGACCTGTTACTTTGCCCTCGCCTTTGCCTGCATCGGCCTTGAAACAAAATTCACCGACATCTTCAGAATGGAAAATGGCCGCCCTGCCATGGCCTTCATCATCGCGCAGGTGTTCAATATCCTGATCACGCTTGCCATGGCGTATCTCGTATTCGGCGGGATACTGTTCGGCAAACTATGATATTTCACAACAAGTAACGCAAGCCGCTGCCTTCCGGTGCAGCGGCTTTTTTATGTCACTTCAACGGGCATTTCCGTCATTTCAGCGCCGGCCATGCCCGCCGGCAGCGCATTTCACCCCACCTTTGCGACACATTAATCGTAACCCCTTTTATCAAACAGCTCATGAAAAAGACAGTATTCCTGCTATTGATCGCAGGCGCAGCATTCACGGCCTGCAAAAAAGACAAAAACAACGGCGGCCAACCCAACATCACGAAGTACATCACGAAGATGACAGAAAAAGATGCAGAAGGACTGGAAACGACGATCGACTTTACCTGGAACGCAAAGAACCAGCTCGTCACCCTGACCGACAGCGACGGCCCCACCCGCACGTTCACATACGACGGCGCCGGGCGGCTCATTAAACAGAAAATGGAAAACGGCGACGAAAGCGAGGAATACACCTTCACCTACACCGCCGCAGGCCTTCCCGAAAAATATGTACGCCGGAGCGTGGACGGAAATGGCGACGAAGGGGTGTTTAACGGCGTTTACACGATCACGGACGGCAAGGTGAGCAAGATCTTCGAAAAGGACACGGACCCGGAAAGCGGGCACGAAACATACGTAGAATTCGGCTATGCAGCTAACAACCTGGCAACGGTTACCGCGGTGGCAGGCAATAACGGCACACAGGACCCGGTTACCAAGGCGGTGATCACCCTCACCCACGGTTCCAAAAGAAACCCGGCAGCGGCCATGCAGCTGAAATACGCCCTCACGTCGGAACTTGCGATAGAGGCCTACTCCGCCAACGAGATCAAAACGCTGACCATGAAGTTCCTCGGCAATACCCTCACCAGCACCACTACCTACGAATATGATGCAGCCGGGTTCCCCACTTCATCGCAGACGAAGGAAGAAGACAGCGACGATGTAACGAAGACGACCTACCAGTATAAATAATTGTTTTGCCAAATTGTTTTGCCAAATTGTTCCCCAAAACACAGCGGCCGGCTCATCTATCTGAGCCGGCCGCTTTTGTAATGCAGTTGCAAATCACCCGTCGTATTTGCCGGTCTTGTCTTCGATCGACACGTCGGCATCCTGGTTGTTCTGGATTTTGATGTACACCAGCAGTTGCCCCGCTCCTGCCTTGAAACACACTTCCTGCGTACGTTTCACGATATCCATGAGCTGGTCGTATGTGCCCTCCATCACGGTTTCGAACGGGCACACCCTGTATTTGACGCCGGATTGCTGGATCACGGCGATGGCTTCGTCTACAACGGCGTATACTTTATCGGAGGCCACCTGCGGTAAAATTTGCAGGGCCAGATTGATGGTACGTTTATGCATGGTTTTATTTTTTCCTCAGTTGTACCTGGTACAAATCGCTGCGAAGATCTTTCAGGTTCTGCACACTTCCAAATGCATGCAGTTCTTTGAGCAGTACCAGGTCTACGTCCGCTACCACGATCATTTCCGTGTTGGGGGTAGCATCCGCCTTTACGCCGGTGACGGGGAACGCGAAGTCGGACGGGGTTAGCACGGCTGACTGTGCATATTGCAGATCCATGTTGTTTACCTGCGGAAGGTTACCCACACAGCCTGCAATGGCTACGTAACATTCATTTTCGATGGCGCGGGCCTGTGCGCAGAAACGCACGCGGTTGTAGCCGTTCTGGGTATCGGTGAGGAAAGGCACGAACAGTATCTGTAAACCCTGCTGTGCGAGGATGCGCGACAGTTCGGGGAATTCCACATCGTAGCAGATCAGGATGCCCACCTTCCCGCAATCGGTATCGAACACCCGGATCTCGTTACCGCCCTTCATGCCCCAGGAATATACTTCGCTGGGCGTGGGATGTATCTTTTTAAACGATTCATGCGTGCCGTCGCGGCGGCAGAGGTAGGAAATATTGAACAGCAGGTCGTCTTCCACGATGGGCATGCTGCCGGTAATGATGTTGACGTTGTAAGATACAGCCATCTGGGAAAACGCTTCGCGAAGCTCCTCCGTGTATTTGGCGAGGCCGCGGATGGCGGCTGCCGGGTCGAGCTGGTTGAACTCCATCATCAGCGGGGCGTTGAAGAATTCGGGGAACACCACGAAGTCGGCTTCGTAATCGCTTACCGCATCCACAAAAAACTCCACCTGCTGCAGGAGGCCCGCCATGCCAGGATAGGCCCGCATCTGCCATTGCACCAGGCCGATGCGTACGGTGGACTTGTTATAGCGGATGGTATCCCTGTCTTTCTCGTAATAGATATTGAACCACTGCAGCAGCGTCGCGAAACCTTTGGAGGCGGCATCGTTGGGCAGGTAGTTCCGGAGTATTTTTTTGACGATGAAATCGTTCGAAAACTGGAAGGTAAGCGTGGGATCGTAGATTTCCTTGTCCCGCACCTTTTCGATGTATTCGCGCGGGCTCAGCTGCTGCGCATATTTTTCGTAGTTGGGGATACGCCCACCGGCCACAATGCCTTCGAGGTTCAGGTGCTCGCAGAGCGTTTTGCGCGCATCATAAAGGCGGCGCGCCAAGCGTCTGCCGCGGTAATCGGGGTTTACGAACACCTCGATGCCGTACAGCGTGTCGCCTTTCGGGTTATGGGTATTGAAGGTATAAAAGCCGGTAATCTGCTCGTAAGTGTGATCATCGCCGAACTTCTCATAGTCCACGATGATGGACAGCGCGCATCCCACGACTTTCCCGTTTACGGTCACGCCTATCTGCCCTTCCGGGAACAGGGAGGTCAGCCGCTGAATGGTGCCCTCGCGCCAGTACGAGCCCGGCATGTCGGCGTAGGCGCTCACCATGGATTCCTTTAAATCACGGTAGTCTTCCGCTGTAAGCTGGCGGATCTCTATTGTTTCTTCTGCCATATCGGTGGGTTTTACACTGGCAAAAGTTAAAGAAAAAGTATGAAACGCGGGCTTATGTGTTGATTTTGATAGCGGGAAGCTGATTATAAAAATTGTAAATTCTTCCTAAATTTAATAATAGTGCCCTACCTTCGCAATAGCTTATCCGGCATGGATTTGTCTCAAAAATTTGGTATTTATTCCTAGCTCATGCGCATACAAAACAGAGATTTTGTTATAATCGGCCTGCAACAATGGTATACCCCCATCGGAAGCAATTGTAAAAACATCGCCCGCCAGCTGGCAAAAGATAACAGGGTACTCTACGTAAATTCCCCGCTCGACAGGCGGACGATCCTCCACGCAAAGGAAGACCCCAATATCGGCTATCACCTGCAAGCGACCCGTGGCGAAAAAGAAGCCATCGTTCCTATCGGCGACAACATGTGGAACCTGTACCCTCCCACCACTGTGGAATCCATCAACTGGATACCTTTCACCCCCGTGTTTTCCTGGTTCAACCGGCGGAACAACCGGAAATTCGCCGCGGATATCAAAGCAGCGGCAGATCAGCTGGGTTTCAGGGACCTGATCGTGTTTAACGATAACGACATGTTCCGTGGCTTTTACATGAAAGAATATCTTCAGCCCAAGACCTATATTTATTACAGCCGCGACTACCTGCTGGGTGTCGATTACTGGAAAAAGCACGGCACCACGCTGGAACCGCAGCACATTGCCAAGGCGGACGTAGCCGTGGCCAATTCGTTGTACCTGGCCGATATGTTGAAGCAGTACAATACCAACAGTCATTACGTAGGCCAGGGCTGCGACTTCAGCCTGTTCAACGCCGCAGAAGACCACCCGGTCCCTGCCGACCTGGCCGCCATTTCCGGCACCAGGATCGGGTACGTAGGCGCATTAAACTCGATCCGCCTCGACATCGGCATTCTGGAGCAGATGGGCGATGCACGCCCGGACTGGCAGATCGTGCTGGTGGGCCCGGAAGACGATACATTCCGGTCCAGCCGCCTGCACAGTATGCCAAACGTGCACTTCCTCGGCCGGAAAGAACTGCCCGAGCTGGCAGCATACATCAGGCATTTTGATGTTTGCCTCAATCCCCAGCTGGTGAACCCGGTGACGATCGGTAATTATCCGCTTAAAATCGATGAATATCTTGCGATGGGCAAGCCGGTAGTAGCTACCGCCACGCAAACCATGAGCCTGTTCCGGGATCATGTTTACCTTGCACAGCAGCCCGGAGATTATGTGGCGCTGACAGAAAAGGCCCTCGCTGAAAACACGCCTGCCGTTGCCCGTCAACGGATGGATTTTGCCCGTTCCCATACCTGGGAAAATTCGGTAGATGCTATTTATAACGCAATCCTTTCCAAAGGCCTATGAGCTTCAAAGAAAAAATAAAACAGAACGAGAAATTGAAGCAGTTTGTACTGCTGATGCTGATACCCCGTGGTCAGGCGAGGCCCCGCACCTGGGTAAAATGGCTGGTAAACCCGTTCTTCCACAAAAAAGGGAAGGGTGCGCTGGTGCGGCGCAGAACACGGATGGATGTGCTACCATTTAACCCGTTTACACTGGGTGCACATTCTACTATCGAGGATTTTGCAACCGTCAATAACGGGGTGGGCGCCGTGCACATCGGAGAACATGTGCGCATCGGCATCGGCAATGTATTGATCGGGCCGGTACGCATCGGGAATAATGTCATCATCGCGCAGAACGTGGTGATGTCAGGCCTGAACCATAATTATGAGGATATTAACCTTCCCATATCATTACAGCCCGTAACAACGGCCGAAATCATCGTGGAAGACGACTGCTGGATAGGCGCTAACGCCGTATTGACGGCGGGCGTACGGATAGGCCGGCATTCGGTGGTGGCAGGAGGCAGTGTTGTTACCAAAGACGTACCTCCTTTCACCATCGTAGGCGGCAACCCGGCGCGCATACTGAAACAGTATAACCAGGCCACCAATACCTGGGAAAAACCCTAGTTCCCCGCACTGGTCACTTTCGCGAACCGGTGGGTGTAGGTGTAACCCTGGCTGCCAGTGATTTTCAGCAGGTAAATTCCCGCCGTAAGCCCGCTGACATTGATGTCTTTACGAACCCTTCCCTCGCCGGAAATCTGATCTGTACCCACCAGCATACCCTGCGTATTGAAGAACTGCAATTGCAATTTGGTTTCACCGGCAGGCATCTGGATGCTCAGGTGCAGCATATTCACCACAGGGTTGGGGAAAATAACGATGGGCGCTTCTCCCTGTTCGTTTTTGTCCTTCAACACCAGGATACTGAAGTCTTTGAAGCCCTTCGCTCCCAGGTTGTCCGTTACGGAAAGGCGGAAAATATAATCCCCGGGCAACAGCAGGTTGCTGATGGCCGTTTTAGCGTCTTGTTTATTCCAGATCAGCGCCGTTCTGGGGCCGGATAATTGCTCCCAGGCATAACCGGTCACTTTACCGTCCTCATCATACGAAGCGCTTCCGTCCACTTCCACCATACTCTTCGGCAGCTCCAGCGTAAAGTTGCCCTGTACCGCTACGGGGGCTTTATTCGGGGCAGGGAGCACCGTTACTTTCGTGGTGGCGGTGGCGGACTGGCCGGCTTCATTCGTTACAGTGAGCTGGAACACGTATGGCCCCTCTGCCAGTTGCGACACCTGCTGTACGGCAGCATTCGGGTCTGAGAATTTTACATCCGGACCTGACATTTTCACCCAGCGATAACCGGTAATACGCGACTGTGCATCGCTGGAAGCGGAACCATCCAGCGTGGCGGTATTCCGCGGCAGGTTGAACTGCTGGTCGGGGCCTGCATTGGCAACAGGTTTGCCGGCAGCAGCCAGTACGGTAATGCTGACCTGGTCAGCGGCGGTAGCGCCATTGTTATCGATAACAGTCAGCTGGAACACGTAAGTGCCCGCCTGCAACCCGGAAACAACGGGCCGTACGGCAGTGGCATCATTGAACGTACCGCCGGACGGGCCGGAAGTTTTGGTCCAGTTGTATGTAAGCGTTCCATCGCTGTCTGAAGAGGCGGAGCCATCTAAAGTAGCGCTGGAAACAGGCTGGGATAATGTCTGGTCGGGACCGGCGTTAGCTGTGGGCGGCACATTAGCAGCCGACGTTACGTTGACGGTCATCTGGTCTGAAGCAATCGCGCCCTTGTCGTCAGTCACGGTGAGCTGGAACACGTAAGAACCCGCCTGCAGCGATGTTACAATGGGTTTGATCGCTGCGGCATCGGTGAAATTGCCGCCGGCGGGACCGGATATTTTGGTCCATGCGTAAGTGATCGTACCGTCGTTATCCCTGGAACCGGAACCATCCAGTGTCGTCGAAGACAAAGGCAGTGCCACCGTCTGGTCCAAGCCGGCATTGGCGATAGGCGCCTGGTTGGATGCCGACGTTACGTTGACGGTTATCTGGTCTGAAGCGGTAGCGCCCTTGTTATCAGTCACCGTGAGCTGGAACACGTAAGTGCCGGCCTGTAGGGATGTTACGATGGGTTTGATTGCTGCAACATCGGTGAAATTGCCACCCGCCGGGCCGGATATTTTGGTCCATGCATAGGTGATCGTACCGTCATTGTCCCTGGAACCGGAACCATCCAGTGTAGTGGAAGACAGAGGCAGCGCTACCGTCTGGTCTAAGCCGGCATTGGCAATGGGCGCCTGGTTAGGCGCGTCGTTCACGGTGATGCTCACCTGGTCTTTCCCACTGGCGCCGAGGTTATCGGTTACCGTCAGCTCAAACACGTAGGTTCCTGCCTGTAAAGCGGACAGTGTGGGTTTTATGGCAGCCGCATCGCTCAGGTTGCCGCCTGCGGGGCCGGAAACCTTCGCCCAGTTATAGCTTGCGATTGTGCCGTCTGAATCGCGGGAAGCGGAACCATCGAGTGTCGCGGTCGTCGCCGGCAACAGTACTGTCTGGTCTCCGCCCGCGTTTGCCGCGGGCGCTACGTTTGGGGGCGTACTCCTGTATTCGTATGCCCCAATGTCGTATTTGCCATTGCTGGGACGTGCGTAGTTGTCGAGGTCAAAAGTAAGCTCAGGCATGTCCCGGCCTTTGTCTACTGAGGTGGAAGTGGCGGTCAGGTGAAAGTCGCTCCCCGCTACATTAACAAACCCGGCGGCGTTGATATCCGCCATCTGGAGGTTGTTGCCGTTTTGAATCAGCACCGGTTGCGCGCCTCGGGCGTAAATTCCCTTTTCGGGAGTATCGTAAGCCGTGCCGTTGACTATCATCAGGTTGTTATACACCTGGTGCGGCACGGTAGTAAGGGACGCGTATATTTTGATCGCGTCCTGGTTCCGGTTCGTATTGATGATGGTGTTGTTGTAGACATAAGCGAGCGCTGGCCCAAACAGGCCGGGCTCCACGCCGGAAGGAAT encodes:
- a CDS encoding YeiH family protein → MPKQKPLHEDWIAVILAFAGILLILLGLRPAMPKFDWNHVSELGEKLTSTANLGRMGVLYLWMLGSLLIAFVLGGKKITAQLATGLLAIMLISMFAQVITGQAGVKDLGIEIVLFSLLLGLFISNVTGLPGFIKPALQTELFIKTGLVLLGTGIIFQELVKGGGLGVLQSVVVVFTVWYFTFWLCKKFRLDDEFRMMISSAVSICGVSAAIATSGAIEGDNKKLSHVISLVLIVAIPMMIFMPYVARWMNMPPEVAGAWLGGTIDTSGAVVAAGTLLGEEALKYATLVKFSQNVLLGIAAFLISVWWTYSKKEGNQAKPGLGTIWERFPKFVLGFIVVSLVFSFLLTPGLVKEVKGSIKDLQTCYFALAFACIGLETKFTDIFRMENGRPAMAFIIAQVFNILITLAMAYLVFGGILFGKL
- a CDS encoding RHS repeat domain-containing protein; its protein translation is MKKTVFLLLIAGAAFTACKKDKNNGGQPNITKYITKMTEKDAEGLETTIDFTWNAKNQLVTLTDSDGPTRTFTYDGAGRLIKQKMENGDESEEYTFTYTAAGLPEKYVRRSVDGNGDEGVFNGVYTITDGKVSKIFEKDTDPESGHETYVEFGYAANNLATVTAVAGNNGTQDPVTKAVITLTHGSKRNPAAAMQLKYALTSELAIEAYSANEIKTLTMKFLGNTLTSTTTYEYDAAGFPTSSQTKEEDSDDVTKTTYQYK
- a CDS encoding thiamine-binding protein, which translates into the protein MHKRTINLALQILPQVASDKVYAVVDEAIAVIQQSGVKYRVCPFETVMEGTYDQLMDIVKRTQEVCFKAGAGQLLVYIKIQNNQDADVSIEDKTGKYDG
- a CDS encoding bifunctional GNAT family N-acetyltransferase/carbon-nitrogen hydrolase family protein — its product is MAEETIEIRQLTAEDYRDLKESMVSAYADMPGSYWREGTIQRLTSLFPEGQIGVTVNGKVVGCALSIIVDYEKFGDDHTYEQITGFYTFNTHNPKGDTLYGIEVFVNPDYRGRRLARRLYDARKTLCEHLNLEGIVAGGRIPNYEKYAQQLSPREYIEKVRDKEIYDPTLTFQFSNDFIVKKILRNYLPNDAASKGFATLLQWFNIYYEKDRDTIRYNKSTVRIGLVQWQMRAYPGMAGLLQQVEFFVDAVSDYEADFVVFPEFFNAPLMMEFNQLDPAAAIRGLAKYTEELREAFSQMAVSYNVNIITGSMPIVEDDLLFNISYLCRRDGTHESFKKIHPTPSEVYSWGMKGGNEIRVFDTDCGKVGILICYDVEFPELSRILAQQGLQILFVPFLTDTQNGYNRVRFCAQARAIENECYVAIAGCVGNLPQVNNMDLQYAQSAVLTPSDFAFPVTGVKADATPNTEMIVVADVDLVLLKELHAFGSVQNLKDLRSDLYQVQLRKK
- a CDS encoding glycosyltransferase; protein product: MRIQNRDFVIIGLQQWYTPIGSNCKNIARQLAKDNRVLYVNSPLDRRTILHAKEDPNIGYHLQATRGEKEAIVPIGDNMWNLYPPTTVESINWIPFTPVFSWFNRRNNRKFAADIKAAADQLGFRDLIVFNDNDMFRGFYMKEYLQPKTYIYYSRDYLLGVDYWKKHGTTLEPQHIAKADVAVANSLYLADMLKQYNTNSHYVGQGCDFSLFNAAEDHPVPADLAAISGTRIGYVGALNSIRLDIGILEQMGDARPDWQIVLVGPEDDTFRSSRLHSMPNVHFLGRKELPELAAYIRHFDVCLNPQLVNPVTIGNYPLKIDEYLAMGKPVVATATQTMSLFRDHVYLAQQPGDYVALTEKALAENTPAVARQRMDFARSHTWENSVDAIYNAILSKGL
- a CDS encoding acyltransferase, yielding MSFKEKIKQNEKLKQFVLLMLIPRGQARPRTWVKWLVNPFFHKKGKGALVRRRTRMDVLPFNPFTLGAHSTIEDFATVNNGVGAVHIGEHVRIGIGNVLIGPVRIGNNVIIAQNVVMSGLNHNYEDINLPISLQPVTTAEIIVEDDCWIGANAVLTAGVRIGRHSVVAGGSVVTKDVPPFTIVGGNPARILKQYNQATNTWEKP
- a CDS encoding PKD domain-containing protein, with the translated sequence MKNLYTNPNSKPTGRKERRRCVLVWMMFLLFAMAADVQASGTLAPPRRVRLTVNTPDNGFNYPNAMTSLGLLPGDIIEVPAGDYAFLYLGNIKGTAESPVQVINVGGQVRLGVNNKASAGGTVLAVSTCSNLEISGSGTPGVEYGFDINGRNTTGGTLTGIYLGQGSTDVDVHHINIHDVSSFIVAKTTQSCNNPQWLDGAFTMRNVKIHKIRGRNAAYEGFYIGNTNYLYTPGGCPEMRSHWLENLLVYDNDLETMGQDGIQISLARGPNNKVYGNRLVGYGKLRNDAHGYGILCGGGSSLEIYNNNIYDGYFAAVTIFGSGLSKVYNNLIRNIEVEEGVSAYDKIPSGVEPGLFGPALAYVYNNTIINTNRNQDAIKIYASLTTVPHQVYNNLMIVNGTAYDTPEKGIYARGAQPVLIQNGNNLQMADINAAGFVNVAGSDFHLTATSTSVDKGRDMPELTFDLDNYARPSNGKYDIGAYEYRSTPPNVAPAANAGGDQTVLLPATTATLDGSASRDSDGTIASYNWAKVSGPAGGNLSDAAAIKPTLSALQAGTYVFELTVTDNLGASGKDQVSITVNDAPNQAPIANAGLDQTVALPLSSTTLDGSGSRDNDGTITYAWTKISGPAGGNFTDVAAIKPIVTSLQAGTYVFQLTVTDNKGATASDQITVNVTSASNQAPIANAGLDQTVALPLSSTTLDGSGSRDNDGTITYAWTKISGPAGGNFTDAAAIKPIVTSLQAGSYVFQLTVTDDKGAIASDQMTVNVTSAANVPPTANAGPDQTLSQPVSSATLDGSASSDSDGTLTYNWTKTSGPSGGTFNDATAVRPVVSGLQAGTYVFQLTVIDNNGATAADQVSITVLAAAGKPVANAGPDQQFNLPRNTATLDGSASSDAQSRITGYRWVKMSGPDVKFSDPNAAVQQVSQLAEGPYVFQLTVTNEAGQSATATTKVTVLPAPNKAPVAVQGNFTLELPKSMVEVDGSASYDEDGKVTGYAWEQLSGPRTALIWNKQDAKTAISNLLLPGDYIFRLSVTDNLGAKGFKDFSILVLKDKNEQGEAPIVIFPNPVVNMLHLSIQMPAGETKLQLQFFNTQGMLVGTDQISGEGRVRKDINVSGLTAGIYLLKITGSQGYTYTHRFAKVTSAGN